In one window of Psychrobacter sp. P2G3 DNA:
- the rpoC gene encoding DNA-directed RNA polymerase subunit beta', with product MKDLLDIMQSPTASGNREFDSIQITLASPDVIKSWSHGEVKKPETINYRTFKPERDGLFCAKIFGPVKDFECLCGKYKRRKFQGVICEKCGVEVTTAKVRRDRMGHIDLASPVAHIWFLKSLPSRIGLLLDMTLRDIERVLYFESYIVTEPGLTSLEKYQLLDDEDYYKALEEFGDEFVAKMGAEAVQDLLKDIDLDLEIDELREAIPQTGSETKLKKMSKRLKLLEAFRDSNNKPEWMVMTILPVLPPDLRPLVPLEGGRFATSDLNDLYRRVINRNNRLKRLLELSAPDIIVRNEKRMLQESVDALLDNGRRGRAITGSNKRPLKSLADMIKGKQGRFRQNLLGKRVDYSGRSVIVVGPTLRLHQCGLPKKMALELFKPFTYSKLLSHGMATTIKAAKKMVEREEPQVWDMLAMVIREHPVLLNRAPTLHRLGLQAFEPVLIEGKAIQLHPLVCTAFNADFDGDQMAVHVPLTLEAQLESRALMMSTNNILSPANGDPIIVPSQDVVLGLYYISRSSVNAKGEGMIFATVNEALRAIGSNDLHVNAKIKVRVTETHIDEEGNETNKEVSLKETVAGRLLIWNIMPNGMAFDECNQEMTKKNISRLINSCYRKMGAKGSVMFADQLMYLGFAQATLSGVSVGIDDMVIPPSKKQIIEVAEAEVREIEDQFEQGFVTAGERYNKVVDIWSRTNDKVAKAMMDNLATDKVINAQGEEEEQKSFNSIYIMSDSGARGSAAQIRQLAGMRGLMAKPDGSIIETPIKANFREGLTVLQYFISTHGARKGLADTALKTANSGYLTRRLVDVAQDLVITTDDCGTDVGLLMTPHIQGGEIIEKLGDLVLGRVTARDVTYNDDDSKILVPAGTLIDEHWVNVLDENAIDDIWVRSVITCNVAHGVCSQCYGRDLARGHKVNIGESVGVMAAQSIGEPGTQLTMRTFHVGGAASSASVDNSISVRNAGQAHFENMKTVQHTDGHLVIVSRSAEIALTDELGRERERYKVPYGSSVLVKHEDQVEGGQTIAKWDPHTHPIITEFAGTARFSEITDGMTATVKVDDATGMSSFEILATRDRSSTAKDLRPAIILNTDEGKEVIYFLPAETIIRVSDGEKVAAGSILGRVPQATSGTKDITGGLPRVADLFEARRPKDHAIMAEMTGVVSFGKETKGKNRFIITNEDGEVHEELIPKWRQINVFENETVARGEVIADGPQNPHDILRLKGQTALANYIVNEVQDVYRLQGVKINDKHIEVIIRQMLRKVEITDGGDSSHFKGDQAEYADIRALNAKLEAEDKFPVQYERQLLGITKASLATESFISAASFQETTRVLTAAAVTGKVDELRGLKENVVVGRLIPAGTGLAYHKARKEKAEQKLLDKDINAAFDMTASTDSKDFASFDEAFAQELNQDSQS from the coding sequence TTGAAAGATTTACTCGATATTATGCAAAGCCCTACCGCTAGCGGTAATCGTGAGTTTGATAGTATTCAAATTACCTTAGCGTCACCTGATGTTATTAAATCATGGTCGCATGGTGAAGTTAAAAAGCCTGAAACGATTAACTATCGTACCTTCAAGCCTGAGCGTGACGGTCTGTTCTGTGCCAAAATCTTTGGTCCAGTTAAAGATTTTGAGTGCCTATGTGGTAAATATAAGCGCCGTAAATTCCAAGGCGTAATCTGTGAAAAATGTGGCGTTGAAGTCACTACCGCTAAAGTTCGTCGTGATCGCATGGGTCATATTGACCTAGCGAGTCCTGTTGCGCATATTTGGTTTTTAAAGTCATTACCAAGCCGTATTGGTCTATTATTAGACATGACTTTGCGCGATATTGAACGTGTATTGTATTTTGAAAGCTATATCGTTACTGAGCCAGGTTTAACTAGCTTAGAGAAATATCAGCTGCTTGATGATGAAGATTATTATAAAGCCCTTGAAGAATTTGGCGATGAATTCGTAGCCAAGATGGGTGCTGAAGCCGTACAAGATCTATTAAAAGATATTGATTTAGACCTTGAGATTGACGAGCTACGCGAAGCTATTCCGCAGACAGGTTCTGAGACTAAGCTTAAAAAGATGTCTAAGCGTCTTAAATTATTAGAAGCATTCCGTGATTCTAATAATAAGCCTGAGTGGATGGTAATGACCATCTTGCCAGTACTACCACCAGATTTGCGCCCACTAGTGCCACTAGAAGGCGGACGTTTTGCGACCTCAGATCTAAACGATTTGTATCGCCGCGTCATTAATCGTAACAACCGTCTAAAGCGTCTATTAGAGCTAAGCGCTCCTGATATTATCGTACGTAACGAAAAGCGTATGTTACAAGAATCAGTTGATGCTTTATTAGATAACGGCCGTCGCGGTCGTGCTATTACTGGTAGTAACAAGCGTCCATTAAAATCTTTGGCTGATATGATCAAAGGTAAGCAAGGTCGTTTCCGTCAAAACTTACTTGGTAAGCGTGTCGACTATTCTGGTCGTTCGGTTATCGTAGTAGGTCCAACGCTACGTCTGCATCAGTGTGGTTTGCCTAAGAAAATGGCACTTGAGCTATTCAAGCCGTTTACTTATTCAAAATTATTGTCTCACGGTATGGCAACCACGATTAAAGCGGCCAAAAAAATGGTCGAACGTGAAGAGCCACAAGTGTGGGATATGCTGGCCATGGTTATCCGTGAGCATCCAGTACTACTAAACCGTGCACCAACGCTTCACCGTTTGGGTCTACAAGCGTTCGAGCCTGTACTAATCGAGGGTAAAGCTATCCAGCTGCATCCGCTCGTTTGTACTGCTTTCAACGCTGACTTTGATGGTGACCAAATGGCAGTACACGTGCCATTGACGTTAGAGGCACAACTCGAATCACGTGCGCTAATGATGTCAACCAACAACATCTTGTCACCTGCTAACGGTGATCCGATTATTGTACCGTCACAAGATGTGGTACTTGGTTTGTATTACATCAGTCGCTCATCAGTGAATGCCAAAGGCGAGGGCATGATTTTTGCTACCGTCAATGAAGCATTACGTGCCATCGGTTCAAATGATTTGCATGTAAACGCAAAGATTAAAGTGCGTGTTACTGAGACACATATCGATGAAGAAGGCAACGAAACCAACAAAGAAGTTAGTCTAAAGGAAACTGTTGCTGGTCGTCTGCTTATCTGGAATATCATGCCAAATGGTATGGCGTTTGATGAGTGCAACCAAGAGATGACTAAGAAAAACATCTCACGTTTGATTAACTCTTGCTATCGTAAGATGGGCGCCAAAGGTAGTGTCATGTTCGCTGACCAATTAATGTACCTAGGGTTCGCTCAAGCGACACTATCTGGTGTATCTGTTGGTATCGATGACATGGTCATTCCACCAAGCAAAAAGCAGATTATTGAAGTTGCTGAGGCCGAAGTTCGTGAAATTGAAGACCAGTTTGAGCAAGGTTTTGTGACTGCTGGTGAGCGTTATAACAAAGTTGTCGATATTTGGTCACGTACTAACGACAAAGTCGCTAAGGCGATGATGGACAACTTGGCTACTGATAAAGTAATCAATGCTCAAGGTGAAGAAGAAGAGCAAAAGTCTTTTAACTCAATCTATATCATGTCGGATTCGGGTGCTCGTGGTAGTGCTGCACAGATTCGTCAGCTTGCTGGTATGCGTGGTTTGATGGCAAAGCCGGATGGCTCAATTATCGAGACGCCGATTAAAGCTAACTTCCGTGAAGGCTTAACGGTACTTCAGTACTTTATCTCAACGCATGGTGCGCGTAAAGGTCTAGCAGATACCGCATTGAAAACGGCTAACTCAGGTTATTTGACTCGTCGTTTGGTTGATGTCGCACAAGATTTAGTTATTACTACTGATGACTGTGGTACTGATGTAGGCTTGCTCATGACGCCGCACATCCAAGGTGGCGAGATCATTGAAAAACTTGGTGATCTAGTACTTGGACGTGTTACAGCGCGTGATGTCACGTACAATGATGATGATTCAAAAATCTTGGTTCCAGCGGGTACTTTGATCGATGAGCATTGGGTTAATGTGCTTGACGAAAATGCAATCGATGACATCTGGGTACGCTCGGTGATTACTTGTAACGTAGCACATGGTGTTTGTTCACAGTGCTATGGTCGTGACCTTGCTCGTGGTCATAAAGTGAATATCGGTGAGTCAGTTGGTGTCATGGCAGCACAGTCTATCGGTGAGCCTGGTACACAGCTTACGATGCGTACTTTCCACGTGGGCGGGGCAGCAAGCTCAGCATCAGTGGATAATAGCATCTCAGTCCGTAATGCTGGTCAAGCGCATTTCGAGAATATGAAGACAGTTCAGCATACTGACGGTCACTTAGTTATTGTTTCTCGTTCTGCTGAAATTGCCTTAACTGATGAGCTTGGTCGTGAGCGTGAGCGTTATAAAGTACCTTATGGTTCAAGTGTATTAGTGAAGCATGAAGATCAGGTCGAAGGTGGCCAGACTATCGCTAAATGGGATCCGCATACGCATCCAATCATCACTGAATTTGCTGGTACAGCACGCTTTAGTGAAATTACTGATGGTATGACGGCAACTGTTAAAGTTGATGACGCGACTGGTATGAGCTCATTTGAGATTCTTGCTACTCGTGACCGTTCAAGTACTGCAAAAGACTTACGTCCTGCCATTATCTTGAATACTGACGAAGGCAAAGAAGTAATTTACTTCTTACCTGCTGAAACGATCATTCGTGTTAGCGATGGTGAAAAAGTAGCGGCAGGTTCAATCTTAGGTCGTGTACCACAAGCTACTTCAGGTACTAAAGATATTACCGGTGGTCTACCACGTGTTGCTGATTTATTCGAAGCACGTCGTCCAAAAGATCATGCCATCATGGCAGAGATGACTGGTGTAGTCAGCTTTGGTAAAGAAACTAAGGGCAAAAATCGCTTTATTATCACCAATGAAGATGGTGAAGTACATGAAGAGCTAATCCCTAAATGGCGTCAAATTAACGTCTTTGAAAATGAGACAGTAGCTCGTGGTGAAGTTATCGCTGATGGTCCACAAAACCCACACGATATCTTACGTCTAAAAGGCCAGACAGCACTTGCTAACTATATCGTTAACGAAGTACAGGATGTTTATCGTCTGCAAGGTGTGAAGATTAACGACAAGCACATTGAAGTTATCATTCGCCAAATGCTACGCAAAGTTGAGATTACTGATGGTGGTGATTCAAGTCACTTCAAAGGCGATCAAGCTGAATATGCTGATATCAGAGCACTTAACGCAAAACTAGAAGCGGAAGATAAATTCCCAGTCCAGTATGAGCGTCAGCTACTTGGTATCACCAAAGCCAGTCTTGCAACAGAAAGCTTTATCTCAGCAGCGTCGTTCCAGGAAACGACTCGTGTCCTAACTGCTGCTGCCGTTACTGGTAAGGTAGATGAACTACGCGGTCTGAAAGAGAACGTCGTTGTTGGTCGCCTAATTCCAGCGGGTACTGGTCTTGCTTATCATAAAGCTCGTAAAGAGAAAGCTGAACAGAAGCTGCTTGATAAAGACATTAATGCAGCGTTTGATATGACTGCTAGCACTGATAGCAAAGACTTTGCCAGTTTTGATGAAGCCTTCGCACAAGAGCTCAACCAAGACAGTCAGTCTTAA